The DNA segment GTACTCGGCGGCGGATGGGTGCGGGGCGGAGTTACGCTTTTGGGGGGAGAGCCGGGTGTAGGCAAGTCGACGCTGTTGCTTCAGGTCTGCGCCGAAATGGCAAAAAACGGCAACAGGGTCCTCTACATATCAGGCGAGGAATCCTCAGGGCAGCTGGCGCTTCGCGGACGCAGGCTCGGCCTTCTTGCCGACGGCCTTGACCTCCTCTGCGAGAATGGGCTTGCCGCGTCGCTCGAAGCTGCGGAGGGCTACGGTTTTATGGTCGTCGACAGCGTACAGGCTTTCCGCGCAGATCCGGAAAACGGCTGGGCGGGCTCCCCCAACCAGGTCAGAGGGGTTGCCGCAATGGCGGTTGAAGTTGCAAAGCGCTGCCAGATGCCGACGGTCCTTGTAGGACACATAACAAAACAGGGGCAGATAGCAGGACCGAAGCTGCTCGAGCACATGGTGGACGTCGTCCTTCTCTTCTCCGGCGAACAGAACTCACCGAACAGGCTGCTCCGCGCGGAGAAAAACCGCTTCGGCAGCACAGAAGAGCTCGGCATATTCGAGATGTCGGACAAAGGCCTCTCGGCCGTACTTGACCCAAGCAGGCTGTACTGGAACGGTACGGACCTGGGAAGCTCCGGCGTCGCAATATCTGTTGTGCTGGAGGGCTCCCGTTCGCTTGCAGCCGAGATACAGGCTCTGGCATGCACAACGCCATTCCCCTACCCGCGCCGCACCGCACGTGGCATAGAGACCAACAGGCTCCAGCTGCTGCTTGCCGTGCTCGAACGAAGGTGCGGCATCCCTTCGCGCACCAGCGATGTCTACCTGAACGTAGCGGGAGGGCTGTCTCTGAGCGACCCTGCCTCCGACCTTGCGATATGCGCGTCGCTGGCCTCCGCTCTCACAGATAAGGCGCTTCCGTCCGATGTCTGTTTCATCGGGGAAGTGGGCCTCGCGGGAGAAGTCCGACCGGCGGCAAGGACGCTCATGAGGCTCAGGGAGGTCGCCAGGCTCGGCTTCAAACGTGCGGTCATCAGCAGAAGGACCCCAAAAGAGGATGCTCCGCTCGGGGTATTAAGAGTCGCTTCGCTCAACGAAGTGATGGATATTTTTTTGAGATGATGGTGAAGCGGCAGTCAAACAATGGTCAAATTCTGTTATCACCTTACTTTGATCCGTATCCAATGAAACTGCCGCATAATGTATAAAACTGTATCGTTTTCTGCGCCTCCGGTTATATCTGATATGTTATGATGTCCGCAGCAGATACGGATGCAGCGGGCGTTCTCGGGCAAAATGATTCTATAGGCCTATACTCATCGTCAGAATTACTTGTATAATCACAACAAGCGGGAAATGACAACAGGATCGCTTGAAATAAGACCTTTGACAACCTGGACCCCAAATAGCTTGGACTTCTGCGAAGACCCTTGACGGCAAGAGAGGAGGTGTACGACAACCCCGGCCAATAAAGGAGAGCAGGATGATAAGGCAGATGGAAACGCAAAAGGGAAGCGGCGGCAGGAAAGAGGAAACTTTGGAGACTTGTTTCTGTTAGCTGACAGCCCCTCGCGCAGGATATCTGCGATATAAAAAACTAAAAAACAACCAAGGGGGTTGTACATTATGATGAAGAAATTTTTGGCAGTACTTGCAGTAGCAGCGCTGGTAGCCTTTGCGGCGCCGGCATTCGCGGCAAATCCGTTTATGGATGTGCCCGCGGGCCACTGGGCATACGACGCGGTAGCACAGCTCGCGGCAGACGGCGTAGTATCAGGTTATCCTGATGGAGCATTCAAGGGCGCGCAGCCCGCGACCCGTTATGAGGTAGCCTCGGTGGTAGCCCGCGCACTCGCGACGATCGACATGGAGAAGGCAAGCAAGCAGGACGTCGAAATGCTGAAGAAGCTCGTCATGGAATTCAAGGATGAGCTCGACGCACTCGGCGTGAAGGTCGACAAGATCGACAAGCGCGTGGCAGTCCTCGAAGACGGCGTCGGCGGATGGAAGATTCGCGGCCAGTTCCGCTTCGACGCGAAATTTGCTGACTCCGATAATGATGTCTATCAATACAATGGTACCGGCAACAAGAACGAGTTCAGCAAAGAGCGCTTCCGTCTGTACCTCACAAAGACCATTGATGAGAACACAAGCTTCTACGCCCAGTACCGTACGGGCGGAGATTCATCGGGACGTATGGGCAGAGCATGGGGAGATATCAATGACGGCGGCCGCTGGTCACATCTTTATGTTGACACAAAGCTTCCTTATGACGTCGCGTTCCGCGTCGGGCGTTTTGCCGTCGACTTTGAAGATGACTACGGCTTCTACATCGACAACGATGCAGTCTTCGGAGACTTCCGTGTTGACGGCTTCCGCTTCAAGAAGGACTGGGGCATGATGAGCGCCACTGCTGTCGTCGGACGTAACGATAATGCATCGGATACAATTGATCCCCTTGACGTTATGACATATGCTCTCGACCTTCATTTCCAGCCCAGCGAGAAGTTCTTCGGCGGAGTCACAGGATACTGGATGCAGGAAGATGGCAACGGCACCGTAGGCGATTTGGATGTCAACACATACGCGGCCTATGCGGCATTCAGCTTCACGCCGAACATCGCGCTGAAGGGCATGTACTACTTCCAGGATCTCGGCGACGACATCCCGCAGGCTAACTCCGAAGACAGCCCGAATGCATGGAAGGCGATACTCGACATCAAACAGGATGCGCTTAAGTTCACCTCCCTGTGGGTTGAGTACAGCGAGCAGGACAATACCTTCTGGGACTCCCTGCTTGACCGTTACTCGATTGCAGGAAGCCAGGCCGACTATGTTGCTCAGAACTTTACAAGGAACGGCGGGACAAGCAAATGGATCTTCGCCAAGGCGGAGCAGAAATGGAATGATAAGTTCAGCACATTCCTCCGTTATGCCAATATAGATTTTGATACGGCGAACTTGGACGATGCAACAGAGTTTGGCGGGGGTATAGGTTACCAGTACACTCCGGCAATTTACTTCGAGCTCTGCTATGACCAGGTCGACCACGGCGACAGCCGTACAGGTAACAATGGTGGATTTACTGATACGGAAAGCGTGATCCGCTTCCGTACGGACGTAAACTTCTAGTCTCCAAATCGATGCAGTTGAGCGGAGCCCCGATCGGGGCTCCGTTTTTTTACGCCTTTATACGTTTTTTTATTTACTGCGCAGCGGTTATCCTGTGGAAGTTTTGGTATAATGGCCTGATATAATTATCTGCCGGATATATTGAAAGGGGTAGTTTTACTGTGAAGAAAAGGATATCTGTCGTTCTTATGTTTGCGTTCCTGCTGGCTCTCGTCTCCGTAAGCTTTGCGGAGGCCGCGGCGTTTGACCAGGTCCTGCAGCGCTGGACCAAGAGCCGCAAAATTGTGGATCCTGACGGGGCAAATTTAGAGATCAGGGCGACCTACTATTCGGCTGAGTTCATCGAGGCCCTGATACAGAAGGAGGCTCAGGCGAATCTCTGGACGCAGCAGGAGGCCGATGATTATAAGTTCAACTTTCTCGGGGCCCTCCGCCTGCAGGAGATGGTGCCGATACAGGTCGAATTCATCAACAACGGGCCCACGATGTATCTCGGGCCGTTTGACATAATGATCAAGCTTCGGATAGGGAATAAACAGTATAAACCGGTCGACTACGACAAGCGCTTCAACTTCAGGTTCCAGGGGAAAAAAGAGGGCCTCGTCTACTTCCCCCGTTATGATGAAAAGACCGGTAAGGACCTGCTTAAAGGCGTAAAAAACGTAAGGCTTGAGATCAGTCCGAACATAAGCCCGTTGACTGAAGGTTCGGATACGGTTTTTATGTGGGACATTGCAAACGACAATCCCGAGAAGCTCTACCAGGGCAAGACGGCGGCGCGCTTTGAGACGGACCGCCTCTTAAAACGCCTGGAGAAGCTGCGCAAGGACAAGGCGGACCAAGAAAAACAGCTTCAGGGGATAAACGATGAGATAAAGACTATCCAGGCCCGCCTCGATGAGCTGGCGAAGCAGCAGTAAAACGTATATGTAAGAAACGCATAAGAGCAGGGGGACGTCACATCCCTCTGCTCATTTTTTTTTGAAAAGATTGGATCCCGTCAAATGGGTACAAAAATGGCGGAGAGGAAGGGATTTGAACCCTTGGAACGGGGATAAGCCGTTCACTCACTTTCCAGGCGAGCGCCTTCGACCACTCAGCCACCTCTCCGCGTCGAACTGTTGCTATATGGTTGTATGCCGGTTTAAATTCTGGCGGAGAGGGTGGGATTTGAACCCACGTGACAGCTCAGCACCGCCAAGACGATTTCGAGTCGCCCGCCTTCGACCGCTCGGCCACCCCTCCGCAGGGGTAAACAAACTGACGGAGCGCATTATAGCTTATTCTGCCCTTTATGTCAAAAATTACGGCCGGAAGCAGCAGGTGATATCAGATCCTGCTTTAGCCGATACTTTCGTTTTTCTATGAAGAAATTCTGGAGTATCTCGGCACATTCCTTCCCCATCACGTCGGATGTCACTTTACATTTATGGCATATCCTGCGGTCCGCCGGTATGTTGTAGAGTGAGCCTGCCGCGCCTGCCCTGGGGTCTCTCGCTCCGTACACTATCCTGCCCATACGGCACTGGACCATCGCTCCGGCGCACATGGCGCACGGCTCCAGCGTAACATAGATGGTGCAGCCGTCGAAGCGCCAGCTCCTGAGTTTTTCGGCAGCGTCCGTCATTGCCGCCATCTCGGCGTGGCCAAACGGCGATCCGTCGACGGAGCGCCTGTTGTATCCTCTGCCAACTATCTCCCCGTCCTTCACTATCACCGCACCTATCGGGATCTCCCCGTATTTTAGCGCCGTCCGTGCCTCTTCAAGCGCCGCTTTCATGTATATTATGTCGTCCATTAGTGTGGCAGCTCCATTCGCGATGTGCTATAATTCCCCTGTTCGAGCCCTTGTGCCTGTAGCTCAGCTGGATAGAGTGTCGGCCTCCGAAGCCGAAGGTCTCGGGTTCAAATCCCGACAGGCACACCAACTATACCGGTATATGATATCATAATAGGGAGAGGCCTAAGAGTGTTTTTTGCAGGGGGCCCAGTCCCATGCGGCGGAAGCCCGTGAACCCCGTCAGGTCCGGAAGGAAGCAGCGGTAAGCGGTGTCTTTCGGGTGCCATGGGAGCGCTGGGTCCCCTGCAGAGGGCACTCTTTTTTATAGAGGGGCCGGACATTGTCAAATGTATCCAAACGGCGTTGGGATCAAGCGGCCGTTGTTGTTCGCGCGTAACAGCGCACATTATTTATGAATTTATATCCGTTTATCGCACAAAGCAGGAGAGTGAGACTTATGGATATGCAGCCGTCAGGGTATCTGCCGTTTCAAGTCGCGCCTCAGCCGGATGACGGGCTGATTTTTTCGCCTGCCTATATATTTCCGGTGGAGATCCTGGAGCGCGGCATCATGAGCCGTCCGAAGTATCTCTTCCAGACGGTCGTCGTCGACGGATATGACGGCAGGGCCACGCTTATTGAGAAAAGGGATCTTATCCCTGACGCTGAGTTCGTTCCCGGTGATGTGCGGAAGGAGTATCTGGATCTCAAAATAAGTCCCGATATCGCCCCGTACATTGCAGAATCAGGAGCGGTCCCGCCGGATTGCAGGAGCTGGCGCAGGGCTGTGAAGAACAGGAAGGTAATGGTACGTACGAACGGGATGAAACTGGTCTGGAGGGTCTATGCCGTTCGCGGAGGGGAAGTGCTTGACACATTCAGCGGTGAAGTTATCAATTCCGCGGGACTGTTGGGCATGCTTTTCGGCTAGGGATCCTTCGTTTGGAAGTTGCACATTCCAGACTATCCATGTTATACTAAAAAACGGTGTTAATACACACAGATGCGGACCATGAAAAGGTTGCCCGAAGGGGTCTTTTTGTGGTATGAAACATCTGGAGGAAAAAACATAGGAGGAATTCACATGGGAGTAGTAAGCATGAAGCAGCTGCTTGAGTGCGGTGTCCATTTCGGACACCAGACCAGGCGCTGGAACCCGAAGATGAAGCCATTCATCTTCACGGAGCGTAACGGGATCTACATCATCGACCTCCAGAAGACGGTCAAGGGGCTTGAGAAAGCGTATGATTTTGTGCGCGAAGTTTCGAAGTCCGGCGGGACTCTTCTGTTTGTAGGGACTAAGCGTCAGGCGCAGGATCCTATCCGCGATGAAGCTCTAAAGGCCGGACAGTATTACATAAACCAGCGCTGGCTGGGCGGCCTTCTCACCAATTTTGCGACGATCCGCCGGCGCGTGACGCGCATGGCCGAGCTTCAGGGGATGGAAGCGGACGGTTCTATCAACAAGTATCCCAAAAAAGAAATTATCAAGCTGCGCAAGGAACGTGAAAAACTGGAAAAGTATCTTTCAGGCATAAAGGATATGAAGGATATTCCCGACGCCCTGTTTATAATTGACCCGCGCCGCGAGACGATAGCAGTGCTTGAGGCCCGTAAGCTCGGTATTCCCGTTGTTGCGATAGTAGACACGAACTGCGATCCCGATGTCATCGACTACCCGATCCCCGGCAATGATGACGCGATCCGTGCCATTGAGCTCGTCGTCGGCCTTATGTCGAGCGCTTACATTGAGGGCCGCCAGGGACAGGACGCAAGGGCAGAAGAGCCGGAAGAGGAAGCAGCCGCAGCGGCTGAGGCCGCAGATGCGGAAATTCCCGTTATGCCTGAGCGGCTCGAGGCTTTTGTCGAAGAGAGCGATAAGATTATCACAAAGATAATCGAAGGGCAGAAGGGCTGGAAGGAGACCAACTAAAAATGGCAGATATTACGGCAGCACTTGTATCTGAGCTTCGCGCGCGCACTTCCGTCGGAATGATGGATTGCAAGAAGGCACTCGTCGAATGCGGCGGTGACATAGATAAGGCAGTCGACCATCTTCGCGAAAAAGGACTTGCCAAGGCGGCGAAAAAGGCAGATCGCAACGCGTCTCAGGGTATGATCTTCAGCTATATCCACAGCAACGCAAAGATCGGCGTGCTTCTGGAGCTGAACTGCGAGACTGACTTTGTCGCGCGCACTGATGAGTTCCAGACTCTGGGACACGAGATAGCATTGCATATAGCGGCGTCGAACCCGTCATACATAAAGCCGGAAGATGTCCCGGCGGAAGTTATCGAGCATGAGACAGAAATCATCAAGGCGCAGGCCCGGGAAGAGGGCAAGCCCGAGAAGATGCTCGACAGGATAGCGGAAGGGCGCATCAACAAGTTTTACGAGGAGAATTGCCTTCTTGAGCAGAAGTACGTCCGTGACCCGGACAAAAAAATAAAGGACCTGCTGATCGAAAACATAGCGAAGATAGGCGAAAATATCGTGGTGCGCCGCTTCGCGCGTTTCATGATCGAGTCGTAGGAGAAGCAGTTTACAGATGGCGGGGGATTTTTCCCCCGCTTTTTTCTAGCTTTATATTTGCACTTTATACTTATCGGATCGGCTGAGGGGTGTGGATCAGGTGCAGCAGAAATATAAAAGGGTACTGCTCAAACTTTCCGGAGAGGTGCTTGCCGGCGAATTCCATTTTGGCCTGGACTATGATGCGATCAAGGATATCTGTGAGCAGATAGTAGAAGTCGCAAACGAAGGCGTCCAGATCTCTATGGTGGTAGGCGGAGGTAATATCATCCGGGGTTCTCAGACGGTAAGGGTGGAGAGGGCGCAGGCTGACTACATGGGAATGCTTGGCACGGTGATCAACGCTCTGGCCCTGCAGGATGCCCTTGAGAGGCTTGGGCAGCCTACGCGTGTGCAGTCCGCGATAGAGATGAGGCAGATAGCCGAGACCGTCATCAGGCGCCGCGCGATCCGCCACCTCGAAAAGGGACGTATAGTCATTTTCGCGGCAGGCACGGGCTCGCCTTATTTTTCGACAGATACGACCGCGGCTCTGAGGGCTTCTGAAATTGGTGCAGATTGCGTCTTGAAAGCTACGAAGGTCGATGGTATATATAGTATGGATCCTGCGAAATTTCCCGAGGCGGAGCGTATGGCGAAAATTTCGTACATGGACGCGCTCGGTATGCGTCTGCAGGTGATGGATGCGGCTGCTTTTTCTCTTTGTCAGGAGAACAATATTCCGATCATCGTCTTTGATGTGCTTAAGAAGGGGAACCTTCGCAGGCTTCTCATAGACGGGGAGGATATAGGTTCGATCGTAAGCAATTAACAGGCGTCTTTTATGAGACGTCAAATATGATAAACATAAGGAGTGATCTGCGTGCCTCAGAATTTGATCAAAGACCTCAAGACCCGCAGTGAAAAGACACTGGAATATCTCAAGGGGAACTTGCAGGGTATCCGTACAGGAAGGGCGCATCCCGCGCTGGTGGAAGACATTAAGGTCGAATACTTCGGTACTCCTACGCCTATCAGGAACATGGGGACTGTCAACGTGCCTGAGGCGAGGCAGATAGTGATCACACCGTGGGACAAGACGGCGATAAAGGCTATTGAGAAGGCTATACAGGCCTCTCAGCTTGGGATCAACCCCCAGAACGACGGGGAGTCCATCCGCCTCAACATGCCGGAGCTTACGCAGGCGCGCCGTGTCGAACTGTCCAAAATAGTCAGCAAGACCGCTGAGGAAGCTCGTATCGCTATACGCAATATACGCCGCGATGTGGTCGAAAG comes from the Synergistaceae bacterium genome and includes:
- the tadA gene encoding tRNA adenosine(34) deaminase TadA, with the translated sequence MDDIIYMKAALEEARTALKYGEIPIGAVIVKDGEIVGRGYNRRSVDGSPFGHAEMAAMTDAAEKLRSWRFDGCTIYVTLEPCAMCAGAMVQCRMGRIVYGARDPRAGAAGSLYNIPADRRICHKCKVTSDVMGKECAEILQNFFIEKRKYRLKQDLISPAASGRNF
- the rpsB gene encoding 30S ribosomal protein S2, with the translated sequence MGVVSMKQLLECGVHFGHQTRRWNPKMKPFIFTERNGIYIIDLQKTVKGLEKAYDFVREVSKSGGTLLFVGTKRQAQDPIRDEALKAGQYYINQRWLGGLLTNFATIRRRVTRMAELQGMEADGSINKYPKKEIIKLRKEREKLEKYLSGIKDMKDIPDALFIIDPRRETIAVLEARKLGIPVVAIVDTNCDPDVIDYPIPGNDDAIRAIELVVGLMSSAYIEGRQGQDARAEEPEEEAAAAAEAADAEIPVMPERLEAFVEESDKIITKIIEGQKGWKETN
- the pyrH gene encoding UMP kinase — encoded protein: MQQKYKRVLLKLSGEVLAGEFHFGLDYDAIKDICEQIVEVANEGVQISMVVGGGNIIRGSQTVRVERAQADYMGMLGTVINALALQDALERLGQPTRVQSAIEMRQIAETVIRRRAIRHLEKGRIVIFAAGTGSPYFSTDTTAALRASEIGADCVLKATKVDGIYSMDPAKFPEAERMAKISYMDALGMRLQVMDAAAFSLCQENNIPIIVFDVLKKGNLRRLLIDGEDIGSIVSN
- a CDS encoding S-layer homology domain-containing protein — its product is MKKFLAVLAVAALVAFAAPAFAANPFMDVPAGHWAYDAVAQLAADGVVSGYPDGAFKGAQPATRYEVASVVARALATIDMEKASKQDVEMLKKLVMEFKDELDALGVKVDKIDKRVAVLEDGVGGWKIRGQFRFDAKFADSDNDVYQYNGTGNKNEFSKERFRLYLTKTIDENTSFYAQYRTGGDSSGRMGRAWGDINDGGRWSHLYVDTKLPYDVAFRVGRFAVDFEDDYGFYIDNDAVFGDFRVDGFRFKKDWGMMSATAVVGRNDNASDTIDPLDVMTYALDLHFQPSEKFFGGVTGYWMQEDGNGTVGDLDVNTYAAYAAFSFTPNIALKGMYYFQDLGDDIPQANSEDSPNAWKAILDIKQDALKFTSLWVEYSEQDNTFWDSLLDRYSIAGSQADYVAQNFTRNGGTSKWIFAKAEQKWNDKFSTFLRYANIDFDTANLDDATEFGGGIGYQYTPAIYFELCYDQVDHGDSRTGNNGGFTDTESVIRFRTDVNF
- the frr gene encoding ribosome recycling factor: MPQNLIKDLKTRSEKTLEYLKGNLQGIRTGRAHPALVEDIKVEYFGTPTPIRNMGTVNVPEARQIVITPWDKTAIKAIEKAIQASQLGINPQNDGESIRLNMPELTQARRVELSKIVSKTAEEARIAIRNIRRDVVE
- the tsf gene encoding translation elongation factor Ts, with amino-acid sequence MADITAALVSELRARTSVGMMDCKKALVECGGDIDKAVDHLREKGLAKAAKKADRNASQGMIFSYIHSNAKIGVLLELNCETDFVARTDEFQTLGHEIALHIAASNPSYIKPEDVPAEVIEHETEIIKAQAREEGKPEKMLDRIAEGRINKFYEENCLLEQKYVRDPDKKIKDLLIENIAKIGENIVVRRFARFMIES
- the radA gene encoding DNA repair protein RadA codes for the protein VLGGGWVRGGVTLLGGEPGVGKSTLLLQVCAEMAKNGNRVLYISGEESSGQLALRGRRLGLLADGLDLLCENGLAASLEAAEGYGFMVVDSVQAFRADPENGWAGSPNQVRGVAAMAVEVAKRCQMPTVLVGHITKQGQIAGPKLLEHMVDVVLLFSGEQNSPNRLLRAEKNRFGSTEELGIFEMSDKGLSAVLDPSRLYWNGTDLGSSGVAISVVLEGSRSLAAEIQALACTTPFPYPRRTARGIETNRLQLLLAVLERRCGIPSRTSDVYLNVAGGLSLSDPASDLAICASLASALTDKALPSDVCFIGEVGLAGEVRPAARTLMRLREVARLGFKRAVISRRTPKEDAPLGVLRVASLNEVMDIFLR